One region of Turicibacter bilis genomic DNA includes:
- a CDS encoding peptidylprolyl isomerase — MKKYFLVTAALATTLLLGACSNKDEIGMKLPNGNDNFITSDVANITKQQVFDEMVTDAGLSALLDLVDYDVLSTKYEIDTAKVDSAIDMYKQMHPEFEDFLLAQGFKNEEALRQYLELNLYREAAARAAVTVTDEEIQTAYDEKYKKDEEAESTEESESTNSEETKEIPTLEEVKDELTETLIQNKLTDEFIVATLATEREAAGFVLTNDFLETQYKEISTTYEESKETNSSIIAKITDHEYTVEQLYDELVPAYGLSDGISLVDEQILEKKYPVDKKEVKELIDQFKVAYGTNYYQAMESAGLKTDEEIYNYFKLAQLQDAALAEAYPITDEMLQKLYDETLPKISARHILVADEETAKEIIAKLDAAEDKEATFKELAGEYGTDGTKENGGDLGTFGQGEMVAEFENAAYALEVGHYSTEPVKTQFGYHVIYKYAENEKASFEDMKEELEQTAKKQEYTQLRLETLLIKFRSEANFKFTDEFLQKRYETIVANIEESAAQESAAQEEAAK, encoded by the coding sequence ATGAAAAAGTACTTCCTAGTAACAGCTGCACTTGCTACAACACTACTACTTGGTGCCTGTTCAAATAAAGATGAAATCGGGATGAAATTACCAAATGGAAACGACAATTTTATTACATCTGATGTGGCCAACATAACTAAACAACAAGTATTTGATGAAATGGTTACCGATGCTGGGTTATCTGCATTATTAGATTTAGTAGACTATGACGTCTTATCAACAAAATATGAAATCGATACAGCTAAAGTAGATAGCGCGATCGATATGTATAAACAAATGCATCCTGAATTTGAAGATTTCTTATTAGCTCAAGGATTCAAAAATGAAGAGGCATTACGTCAATATTTAGAATTAAACTTATATCGTGAAGCTGCTGCACGCGCTGCTGTTACAGTAACTGATGAAGAAATCCAAACAGCTTATGATGAAAAATACAAAAAAGATGAAGAAGCAGAATCAACTGAAGAATCAGAGTCAACTAACAGTGAGGAAACAAAGGAAATCCCAACACTTGAAGAAGTAAAAGATGAATTAACAGAAACATTAATTCAAAATAAATTAACAGATGAATTCATTGTGGCTACACTAGCAACTGAACGTGAAGCTGCTGGATTTGTTTTAACAAATGATTTCTTAGAAACACAATATAAGGAAATCTCAACAACATACGAAGAATCAAAAGAAACAAATTCTTCAATCATCGCTAAAATCACTGACCATGAATATACAGTTGAACAACTATATGATGAATTAGTTCCTGCATATGGATTATCAGATGGAATTTCATTAGTTGATGAGCAAATTTTAGAGAAAAAATATCCAGTTGATAAAAAAGAAGTTAAAGAATTAATTGATCAATTCAAAGTTGCTTACGGAACTAACTATTATCAAGCCATGGAATCTGCTGGATTAAAAACAGATGAAGAAATTTATAATTACTTCAAATTAGCACAATTACAAGATGCAGCTTTAGCTGAAGCATATCCTATTACGGATGAAATGTTACAAAAATTATATGATGAAACATTACCTAAAATTAGCGCTCGCCACATTTTAGTTGCTGATGAAGAAACTGCAAAAGAAATCATTGCTAAATTAGATGCTGCAGAAGATAAAGAAGCAACATTCAAGGAATTAGCAGGTGAATATGGAACAGATGGAACAAAAGAAAATGGTGGAGATTTAGGAACATTCGGTCAAGGAGAAATGGTTGCTGAGTTTGAAAATGCAGCTTACGCCTTAGAAGTCGGACACTACTCTACGGAACCTGTAAAAACACAATTTGGTTACCACGTTATCTATAAATATGCTGAAAATGAAAAAGCATCATTTGAAGACATGAAGGAAGAGTTAGAACAAACTGCTAAGAAACAAGAGTATACTCAATTACGTTTAGAAACACTATTAATTAAATTCCGTTCAGAAGCTAATTTCAAATTTACAGATGAATTTTTACAAAAACGCTATGAAACAATCGTAGCAAACATCGAAGAATCAGCTGCTCAAGAATCAGCTGCTCAAGAAGAAGCTGCAAAATAA
- a CDS encoding YjcZ family sporulation protein, which translates to MFGNNCAFILVLFILLVIIGCCWGCGSSAW; encoded by the coding sequence ATGTTCGGAAATAATTGTGCATTTATCTTAGTCTTATTTATCTTATTAGTCATTATCGGATGCTGCTGGGGATGCGGATCTAGTGCATGGTAG
- a CDS encoding NADH-quinone oxidoreductase subunit NuoE family protein yields MGHSSLTPKNFEKLLLFIENHSDKTDGLMPILHEAQDIFGYIPLEVQKFISDKTGVSVARIHGVVTFYSQFSTEPKGEHVVGVCLGTACYVKGAQAILQKLKEELGIEPDQTTSDGKYSLVATRCIGACGLAPVITIDDDVYGKVDPTQVSSILNKYN; encoded by the coding sequence ATGGGACATTCAAGCTTAACTCCAAAGAATTTTGAGAAGTTATTGTTGTTTATTGAGAATCATTCAGATAAGACGGATGGATTAATGCCTATTTTACATGAAGCACAAGATATTTTTGGTTATATTCCATTAGAAGTTCAAAAGTTTATTTCTGATAAAACAGGAGTTTCAGTTGCACGCATTCATGGTGTCGTTACATTTTATTCTCAGTTTTCTACAGAACCAAAAGGAGAACATGTTGTTGGAGTGTGCTTAGGAACAGCGTGCTATGTTAAAGGAGCACAAGCGATTTTACAGAAACTTAAAGAAGAGTTAGGAATTGAACCCGATCAAACTACATCAGATGGAAAATACTCATTAGTTGCGACCCGTTGTATTGGGGCGTGTGGATTAGCACCAGTCATTACAATTGATGACGATGTGTATGGGAAAGTCGATCCTACACAAGTATCATCAATTTTAAATAAGTACAATTAG
- a CDS encoding 3'-5' exoribonuclease YhaM family protein, whose translation MQIKDLKVKEVSTLTVMIKSVNVGRTTAQKPYLKFEFVDQSGSIFANKWSLKPEELNAFEAGQVVTVKGLVQLYNAQKQINIESVSLVEGEVDYSQYVESSKFTVENLKSDITGFLDEMKPGYYKDILNYFLTKYEQEFYLHPAASRMHHAFMSGLAQHVYEMLKMGAAYCDLYPLVNRDLLYAGVILHDLGKLFEMSYEQCIKTEYTLEGLMIGHINMMVSMIDEASKELGYDGEEVLFLKHMVIAHHGKLEWGSPKEPMIIEAELLHYLDVVSAKMTAIEVALRHCEEGQMSDRIPMLDNRRFYHHK comes from the coding sequence ATGCAAATTAAAGATTTAAAGGTTAAAGAAGTTTCAACGTTAACAGTTATGATTAAATCAGTCAATGTCGGGCGTACAACAGCTCAAAAGCCTTATTTAAAGTTTGAGTTTGTCGATCAAAGTGGTTCTATTTTCGCCAATAAATGGAGTTTAAAACCTGAAGAGTTAAATGCCTTTGAAGCAGGGCAAGTTGTAACTGTTAAAGGACTAGTACAGCTTTATAATGCTCAGAAGCAAATTAATATTGAGTCTGTCTCATTGGTTGAAGGAGAGGTTGATTATTCTCAGTATGTAGAGTCTTCAAAATTTACAGTAGAGAATTTGAAGTCAGATATTACAGGATTTTTAGATGAAATGAAACCTGGGTATTATAAAGATATTCTTAATTATTTTTTAACAAAATATGAGCAAGAGTTTTATCTTCATCCTGCCGCAAGTCGTATGCATCATGCTTTTATGTCAGGACTAGCCCAACATGTTTATGAAATGTTAAAAATGGGGGCAGCTTATTGTGATTTATATCCATTAGTTAATCGAGACCTTTTATATGCAGGGGTTATATTACACGATCTTGGAAAATTATTTGAGATGAGCTATGAGCAATGTATTAAAACTGAGTATACACTTGAAGGATTAATGATTGGGCATATTAATATGATGGTATCGATGATTGATGAGGCGTCAAAAGAATTAGGATATGATGGAGAAGAAGTGTTATTCTTAAAACATATGGTGATTGCTCATCATGGAAAATTAGAATGGGGTTCACCAAAAGAGCCAATGATTATCGAAGCTGAGCTGTTACATTATCTCGATGTTGTTTCAGCCAAAATGACAGCCATTGAGGTTGCCCTTAGACATTGTGAAGAAGGGCAAATGAGTGACCGTATTCCAATGCTTGATAATCGTCGTTTTTATCATCATAAATAA